The following are from one region of the Aspergillus luchuensis IFO 4308 DNA, chromosome 4, nearly complete sequence genome:
- the REV1 gene encoding putative DNA damage repair protein Mus42 (BUSCO:EOG092608WI;~COG:L;~EggNog:ENOG410PGCN;~InterPro:IPR017961,IPR036420,IPR001126,IPR031991, IPR001357,IPR025527,IPR024728,IPR036775,IPR043502, IPR038401,IPR043128;~PFAM:PF16589,PF00817,PF14377,PF11798,PF11799, PF16727;~go_function: GO:0003684 - damaged DNA binding [Evidence IEA];~go_process: GO:0006281 - DNA repair [Evidence IEA]), with translation MGSRLHENSSAVRKRIQNHHFDNEAGEEYEASAFGGFSDYMRRKKIKLQNRDAEIRSSAANCPPIFRGVVAHVNGYTQPSLQDLHRLIVSHGGGFLQYLNGKTDATHIIASALTPKKREEFRRYRIVKPAWVVESVKAGRMLPWDSFRVVDEGQSQKVLRFDDGRMVSQMNSPRSGYREQTDTSWYTNQLQEAALSVENADVQRSPPTRSEILNREDPSPHNGSQSDYSQFLSFASLDEVSRTPNISSPREEVRAETPDKQSPVEDEDINTHSNKQENDQTEALSAALPLLRESFPTKPAMTSEEYNAQLLSDPHMRNSSVANPQFIQQFYSESRLHHLSTWKADLKAQLQSAAKEKSLSQVKRKKPAPGARRYIMHVDFDCFFAAVSTLKRPELQGKPVAVAHGTGSGSEIASCNYEARAHGIKNGMWMKGALQTCPELKVVPYDFPAYEEASRKFYSAILSVDGIVQSVSIDEALVDITTQCLEAGGSDGRGISEGSLYREQARADEVADDLRATVKKETGCAVSVGIGGNILLAKVALRKAKPAGQFQLKPDAVLDYIGNLTVQDLPGVGYSLGTKLEDLGVKIVKDVRELTRDRLTTSLGPKTGIKIWEYARGIDRTEVGNEVLRKSVSAEVNWGIRFVNQTQAEDFVRSLCQELHRRLVENLVKGQQLTLKVMRRALDAPLEPVKHLGHGKCDVFNKSVALGMATDAADILGKEAVAMLRSMNLSPGDLRGLGVQMTKLQHLQAGSPSKSSQRQLNFKASPVSKSIEHHDPDILDSPRKGETESVKPVPLFSESSRLLNVSGTQFILPSQTDPKVVAELPNDIRSRLIAQGRPREESRSESPCPTGRTWAPAPAELPPQSELDPEALAALPEDVRAEILGYYSRPSVSPGPQPTPPSAAPLLPSRPSSAGGLMMRKPTSPPKKRRGRPSTKSVGNPTFTQARFVIPRATASSLAPAERHSPPPEQTDASADFLAALPEDIRREVLQEQQRTKFLQRPALNPASVPRAASPMTSDSTTVPATDPPAIPEKRLVLPPLPDRPTFTSQRLTNLSDLRDAMSSWHEAFSSEGPFEEDVLSVGRYLKSVIVDEKDLDKATSVLSWLAWLVDDEQDAKESDAFKTPDPSGRTGSSSQTAMAWEAAIRSLRASVDEGCAERGLPSVDL, from the coding sequence ATGGGCTCGCGCCTGCACGAAAACTCCAGCGCGGTGCGCAAGCGCATCCAGAACCACCACTTCGACAATGAGGCCGGCGAGGAGTACGAGGCATCCGCCTTTGGTGGGTTCAGCGATTACATGCGccgcaagaagatcaagctACAGAATCGCGATGCCGAGATCCGCTCCTCTGCGGCAAACTGCCCGCCTATCTTCCGCGGTGTGGTGGCGCACGTCAATGGCTACACCCAACCCTCGCTACAAGACCTGCATCGCCTTATCGTGAGCCATGGCGGGGGGTTTCTACAGTATCTAAACGGCAAAACAGATGCTACCCACATCATTGCCAGTGCCTTGACCCCCAAGAAGCGCGAAGAGTTTCGCCGCTATCGCATCGTCAAGCCGGCATGGGTCGTCGAGAGTGTCAAGGCAGGTCGCATGCTGCCATGGGACTCGTTTCgggtcgttgatgagggtCAGTCCCAGAAGGTGCTCAGGTTCGATGACGGCCGTATGGTCAGTCAGATGAATAGTCCGCGATCTGGCTATCGCGAGCAAACTGATACCAGTTGGTATACAAACCAGCTTCAAGAGGCTGCACTGTCTGTTGAGAACGCAGATGTACAACGGTCACCACCTACACGCTCAGAGATACTTAACAGAGAGGATCCATCGCCCCATAATGGGTCCCAGTCGGACTACAGCCAGTTTCTAAGTTTTGCCTCTTTGGATGAAGTAAGCAGGACTCCCAACATTTCGTCTCCGCGGGAAGAAGTTCGAGCGGAGACGCCGGATAAACAATCAccagtggaggatgaggatatcaATACTCAttcaaacaaacaagaaaaTGACCAAACTGAGGCACTTTCAGCAGCACTGCCGCTGTTGCGCGAATCCTTCCCAACTAAACCAGCAATGACTTCCGAAGAATACAATGCGCAGTTGCTGTCGGATCCACACATGAGGAATTCCAGTGTTGCAAATCCTCAATTCATCCAACAGTTTTACAGCGAATCTCGTCTACATCATTTGTCAACATGGAAGGCCGATCTCAAAGCCCAGTTGCAGTCTGCAGCCAAAGAAAAATCGCTGTCACAGGTAAAACGCAAGAAGCCAGCCCCCGGGGCCCGGAGGTATATCATGCATGTAGATTTCGATTGCTTCTTTGCCGCCGTGTCAACCTTGAAGCGCCCGGAGCTGCAGGGAAAGCCTGTCGCGGTGGCGCACGGCACTGGCTCAGGCTCGGAGATAGCGAGTTGCAACTACGAAGCCCGAGCCCATGGCATCAAGAACGGCATGTGGATGAAGGGAGCGCTGCAAACCTGCCCAGAGTTAAAGGTGGTACCTTATGATTTTCCAGCGTACGAAGAGGCCAGTAGGAAGTTCTACAGTGCCATTCTTTCGGTGGATGGTATCGTGCAGAGTGTCAGCATTGACGAGGCCCTGGTGGACATCACTACACAATGTCTGGAGGCTGGTGGCTCGGATGGTAGGGGCATCTCGGAGGGTTCACTCTATAGGGAACAGGCAAGGGCGGATGAGGTAGCCGACGACTTACGAGCCACTGTAAAGAAAGAGACAGGCTGCGCTGTTTCCGTAGGTATTGGAGGCAACATTCTTTTGGCTAAGGTTGCCTTACGGAAAGCGAAGCCGGCAGGTCAATTTCAGCTCAAACCCGATGCTGTTCTTGATTACATCGGTAATTTGACAGTTCAAGATCTTCCCGGAGTGGGCTATAGCCTGGGTACAAAGCTAGAGGATTTGGGAGTCAAAATTGTCAAAGATGTTCGAGAACTCACCCGCGATAGACTCACGACGAGCCTTGGACCTAAAACTGGAATCAAGATCTGGGAATATGCCCGGGGTATCGATCGAACTGAAGTCGGAAACGAAGTTCTGAGGAAGTCGGTATCTGCCGAAGTCAATTGGGGTATTCGTTTCGTGAATCAGACCCAAGCCGAGGACTTCGTGCGGTCTTTGTGCCAGGAACTGCATCGCAGACTGGTCGAAAATCTTGTAAAAGGCCAACAATTGACTCTCAAGGTCATGCGCAGAGCACTCGACGCGCCGTTAGAACCAGTGAAACATCTGGGCCATGGCAAGTGCGATGTATTCAACAAAAGTGTTGCCCTCGGCATGGCCACGGATGCTGCCGATATTCTGGGCAAAGAGGCAGTTGCCATGCTACGAAGCATGAATTTATCACCCGGCGACTTGAGAGGGCTGGGTGTTCAGATGACTAAACTTCAGCATCTCCAGGCGGGCTCTCCATCAAAGTCTAGCCAACGACAGCTCAATTTCAAAGCATCTCCGGTCAGCAAAAGCATTGAACATCACGATCCTGATATTCTAGACAGCCCTCGGAAAGGGGAGACTGAGTCTGTGAAGCCCGTCCCTTTATTCAGTGAGAGTAGCCGGCTGCTCAATGTTTCGGGAACTCAGTTCATTTTGCCCTCACAGACTGACCCCAAAGTCGTTGCTGAGCTGCCGAACGATATCCGTTCTCGCCTCATCGCTCAGGGCAGACCTCGAGAGGAGTCACGCTCCGAGTCACCATGTCCTACAGGTCGCACATGGGCACCCGCCCCTGCAGAACTTCCTCCCCAGTCAGAGCTCGACCCAGAGGCCTTAGCTGCCTTGCCAGAGGATGTGCGCGCCGAGATATTAGGCTACTACAGCCGGCCATCCGTAAGTCCCGGCCCGCAACCCACACCACCTTCAGCTGCTCCCTTGCTGCCGTCTCGGCCCTCCTCTGCCGGCGGTCTTATGATGCGGAAGCCCACCAGTCCCCCGAAGAAACGACGAGGGCGGCCTAGCACCAAGTCAGTCGGCAACCCGACCTTCACACAGGCTCGGTTCGTCATTCCCAGAGCCACGGCTTCATCTTTAGCTCCCGCCGAACgtcactctcctccacccgagCAGACGGATGCCTCGGCTGATTTTCTCGCCGCGCTCCCGGAGGACATACGCCGCGAGGTGCTCCAGGAGCAACAACGAACAAAATTCCTACAGCGACCAGCCCTCAACCCCGCCTCGGTGCCGCGAGCTGCTTCACCCATGACCTCAGATTCGACTACAGTTCCGGCTACAGATCCGCCTGCAATACCAGAGAAACGGCTCGTCCTACCCCCATTACCAGACAGACCCACTTTTACCTCACAGAGGCTCACGAATTTATCTGACCTGCGAGATGCGATGAGTTCGTGGCACGAGGCGTTCAGCAGCGAGGGTCCCTTTGAAGAAGACGTGCTCTCCGTTGGAAGATATCTTAAAAGTGTcattgtggatgagaaggatttAGACAAGGCGACGTCTGTTCTTTCCTGGCTAGCGTGGCTGGTCGATGACGAGCAGGATGCGAAGGAGTCGGATGCATTCAAGACGCCAGACCCAAGTGGCCGAACGGGTAGCAGTTCACAGACTGCAATGGCGTGGGAAGCTGCGATAAGAAGTCTGCGGGCGAGTGTTGACGAGGGGTGTGCGGAGCGAGGGTTACCTTCTGTAGACCTATGA